Part of the Bos indicus isolate NIAB-ARS_2022 breed Sahiwal x Tharparkar chromosome 6, NIAB-ARS_B.indTharparkar_mat_pri_1.0, whole genome shotgun sequence genome is shown below.
CAGGCTCTAAACCAAACAGGAAGGGAAAGCTGTGATCCCTGCCTGGGGCTTGAACACAGAGAAGTAGCAAAATAGAACGTCAGGGTGGGAAAGGACCTCCAACTGCCCCAGGAGGTGCTGCTCTGTTTATGGACAGAGGATGGGCACCAGGGTCAGGAAGTGATTTTTCAGGGCAAACAGAGACAAGGACGGGCTGGAGCTGGACTTTCATCCCTGCTGTTGATCCTCGATGCCGCCCCACATCCAGGACACCATCCTCCTTTCCCTTAACCCTCTGGTCCTCCCCATGGGTTGTTTTCTTCCGGGAATGTGTGCCCAACTGACCCCTCTtttgcaccccctgcagtgagaCAGGCTTTGGAGACAGGCAAACACAGGTCTACAGCTTTGTCTCTCCTTATTGACTTTGTGACCTCAGATAGTTTCATTGTCCCTGAGaccctcagtttttccatctgggAAATGGGAATAATCCCACCCACTTTACTGACTTTCTGTAAGGTTCGTGACATTTGTGACAACATCTGTGTAGTGGTATAAATTAGGCTGATGCCTCATGCTGGTGCATATTCAATGCTCGGTGTTAAAGAAGAACCTTCTCCTTTGACAGCTCCTTCTCCCAGCTTGTTCCTTGGTCTTGGGCAGCCCAAGAGCTCAGTCCCTGACAGCAAGAATCCTGCTCCTCCCCAGTTCCACACTGTGAGGTGGGAGAATGGGAAACAGGTAAAACACAGAGCCTCATGGGATCCATTTGCCTCTAGCTTTACGACCTTGGGCATATTGCTGGAACTCTGTGAGCCTCGATTTTCCCACCTGGAAAATGGGACTGTTTTCTGTCCCTGCCTCCCAGGGACGCTTGTAGGAAACGAGACAGTGACATTAGCTCCGGCTGTGATAATAGCTCAGCATCTTTTATTCCTCACCACGCTCTTATCATCCCTAGTTAAGAAGAGAGAAgagttaagaaacttgcccaagatcatcaAAGAAGCTGGTGACCACTCGATCCACTGAGCACCTAAGCGCAGCGCTTACTCCTTTAACCGGTACCCACGCTCCTATGTTTACAGGAGAGCAGCCTGCAGAGCATCATTGCTAAAAGAGACATATTTAGGGGACTTCCctactggtccagtggctaagactctgtgctcccaatgcagggggcccaggttcgatccccagtcagggaactagatcttgcatgccacaactaagtccTGGTGCAGTCAAgtgaacaaaagagagagagacatttgGAGAACCCACCCTTCCCGAGGGTCTGCTCTGTACCAGGGCTCGTGCCAGGAGCCTGGCGTGGACCAGCCTGGGGGATGCTCCCGCACCCCTACCTCAGATACTAGCATGAGCCCATCTTCCAGATGCAGAGATGCAGCTGCTCAGAGGGCAGCTGGCCAGTCAGTGGCGGGTGGATAGTGATACCCAGCTGCCTGATCCCAAGTTCTGGATCACTGATGCTCGATCCATCACTTCTGGTCCCTTAGCCCCATTCCATCCAGTTCTGCTCCAAGAGATCagtcagtttaaaaaacaaaacagtcccCATTCTAACTGAAAGGGTTGACTGCCCCAGGGTTGaaccacccactcatccatcctgTCTCTCTCTCGTCTTCCCTTCATCTACCAGTCCTGCCACTTCAGGAAGAGCGCCTGCCAAGAGAGAAAATTCTATTGCACGTTGTGTGAGAGAAAGACCCCACTTCCCTTCCAAGTGTCCGGCACCCCAGTCCAGACAGCCTCTTCTCTCAACAGGGGTGGTGGGGGCTTCAGGTCTGAAAGGCTCCAGTGTCCCCCAGCCAGGTGGGCGTGGCCTTGGCCTTGGCTGGGCCCCACAGGAAACAGAGGAGTCTCGGAGGACCACCCCCAGACCTCTGCTTAAAAGGGAGGCTGGCCTGGGCTGCAGTCAGGCCGCCTTTGCACCATGACAGCCCAGGTgttccccctgctgctgctgctgctgctcctggctGGGCTCCCCACCACACGGCCGACTCCCCCGACCTGCTACTCTCGGATGCTGGCCCTGAGCCGGGAGATCACCTCTGACTTCCAGAGCCTGCAGGCCACCGAGCCCTCGGTGAGTGCCCTCAGCCCCCACCTGAATGAGGATGGGAGGTCCATGCAGACCCAGTTCTCAAAAATTTGCCTTTGGACTGGGGGCTAGAAGGGGAccaggggtgggggggaaatgctcttttccttttccagtcaATGTTAATTCCCAGGGTATTTGTGCTTTAGTCCCATCCTATTAAATGACCATCGTTTCTGCTTCCTCTTTACTACAAAGAAAATGCAATCCAAGACATCAAAACTTTTGTTTATAActagttgactcaatggacatgagtgtgaacaaactcagggagatagtgaaggacagggaagcctggcgtgctgcaattcatggggtcccaaagagtcgggcgCGACGTAGCGACTGAAGAGCAACAAGCTAGCAAATATCAGAGCAtctgttttaaaatctaaagacagacagacagagagagagaggagaaaagttCCCATAGAGTGTAGAACCCCAACTTAAGGAGGGCCAAGGAGTTCAGCTTGTTTATTCTCCCCACTAACCAGTAGGAGCTGATGGGGTGACTCCTGAACCGGCCCCACCTCTCACCTGCCATGGGACCTGAGCAAATTATCTAGCCGAATCAGAGAATCTCAGCATCCTGAGCTGTGAGACACACTTTGGGCAGCTGGAGGGTTGCAAACTGGAATGCAGACACAGTCTGCCCAGTGTAAACAACCCTGGACTTCAGCCACTGTTCTCACTGCTCTGTTCAGCGGAAGACGCAGGGGCTTGGAACCCAGAGTCTCTAAGGGGCCACCCAGAGCTAAAATCTGGCCTCCTGACCACTCTTCCAGTGTAGATACAAACTGAATTAAACTTCAAAGCTCTGGCAAAATTTAAAAGTGTCCCTTCACCACTTGTGAACCCTTCACATAAGATGCACTGTTCTCAGATGTGGGGCTTATGGTACCTTGACACCTCCTTcgtgttttctttttgaaagttaAATAATGCGTATTTTTTCGTAAGTTATGAAGCTCATACAGCTTGAAAACAGTTGGAAAAGGcacaagacaaagaagaaaataaatattactgcAATCCTACCACCTAGAGGTGACCTGCTGCCATCACATTCAGAGGATAGGATTTCAGTTCTTGATCTGTGCATAGGTATCCaatccaagtgtgtgtgtgtgtgtgtgtgtatagacaaATCGAAACAAACAGCACAGCAGTTCTGCAATTTACTTTCTAACAATGCCGtcaaaataatattcctttgaaaCAGCACTTGGTTGTTCTGAAGCACCCTAATTTATCCACAGATTCCTTGCTATTAGATGTGTCGAGCACTGGTGCATAGAgcgtgcatgtatgctaagtctcttcagtcgtgtccgactctttgcgaccccacggactatagcccaccaggctcctctgtccatgggattctccaggcaagaatactagagtgggttgccgtgcccttctccaggggatcttcccaaccctggaatcgaacactcgtctcttacatctcctgcattagcaggcagattctttatcacaagtgccacctgggaagcccaaatacgtAGAgcaatcatctttaaaaaaaaaaaaaaaaaaaacatgattttaaaacttaaaatgcaTAGATTCAGAGCTGGAAGGAAGTGGAGAGATTATGTGTTCTAACTCTCTAGCCTCACAACTGGGAAACTGAGTCACCAAAAAGAAGGAGATCTATCCCCGGCAACAGGGAATTTACTGGTTGGAAAAGACCAGAATCTGGGTTTTCGGGTTTCGGGCCAGCACAGAAGCAAAACTAAAACAgagtgatataaaaatataactatatatacaGCTTTCTATTCCTATAGCATATGCTACATGTACTACTATATCTAGATTACAGttatgcgtgcatgcatgttcagtcactaagccatgtctaattcttttgctaccccgtggactgtagcttgccaggctcctttgtccatgagattctccaggcaagaatcctggagtgggtggccatttccttctccaggggatcttcccaacccagggatcaaacctgcgtctcctgcctctcctgcattggcaaggtggttctttagcactgagccacctgggaagcccccagactaTATATATAgaactgtatatatatagttataactgtatatatacatgttctatgtgtatatatatatatatacacacttacatATTTATGTACATCTCCCTCTCTCTACACGCATATATGAAACAGTTCCCTAACTCATAGTATATGACATAAAGTTTGCATTCTAAATTCTAGAAGAGCAGTTGACCCTGGGGGAATGTGGCAGACAGCACAAGAGTGTATGTGCATGTCGgcatcaaggaagtccctgggGACCTGGGGCTGGGCCAGCTGCCTGGGGGCTGACAGAGACTTCTGTGACAGGGGTGTGTCCCTGTGGGCATCCCAGAAAGCCACTTCCCTTTCCACAGGAGGCGTGTGTGAGATACCTGCCCAGGCTGTATCTGGATATACACGTAAGAGCGGTCTGCCTGCCgcagggggttggggggcagggtggggggtcgGGAGACATCCGGTGAAGAAGGACCAGCCGGCCCCAGCTCCTGGCCCTCTGACTACTGACTTCTCCCACGAGACCCCTCCCTGTCATCCACTCGCAGAATTACTGCGTGTTGGCCAAGCTTCGGGACTTCGTGGCATCACCCCACTGCTGGAAGCTGGCCCAGGTGGACGCTTTGAAGGACAAAGTGCGGAAGCTGTACaccatcatgaactccttctgcAGGAGAGTGAGTGACGCGTTGAACATTCTTTTCCTACTTGTTATGGGTCAAGAAATTAAGAGACGGGTTAGAGGAACAGGGGaatcaggaggagaaagagaaaagcttATGGGGTGCTTCCAGTTCACAAAGCCCTTCCTCAACCCCGTTGCTCTTGCCAAGTGCTGGGGACTCTGGACAAGGCTCCCCACCTCCACCAGCCCCACCTGCAGCACCCAGGACCATATGAAAATCGTATAGAACAGATTCTGCCGGCAGTCAAATGGGGTGGGATGAGAACTGCGGAATTCTGAGAACTCCCGTGTCCTGGAGAGCAGGTTAGAGGAGACTTTCTAGGGGAGAGGCTTTGGGTGTGCTCTGTGATGGGAAGAGTCCGCATCAGAGGGGAAGGAGACAGGAAGAGCAGAGAATCAGCACTGGTTAGATATAGAAAGTTGGGTCATGTGGTCTTAGGGGCacaagcttcagcatcaggcagACCTGAGCCCCTGTCTTCATAATAATTGAAGGATATTATGTTGGTAGGATAATAATACTTACACCCTGACCATGTGTGTGCTGGGCGCTGCAGTAACTCCTTGGTAATAAGATCTCTAGCAAGGCGATTAAACATATAAAGAAGGTAACTACACATAGAATGCCGAGCACCAGGCCTGACCCAGGAAACTTTAGTACTCAGCTATTAAGATTTCTAGCTTTAAGTTTTATTAAGATTTGtttaggcttgatccctggtcagggaactagatcccacacaccacaaagaagacttggcatggccaaaagaataaaaataaatacatatttttaaaagatgtatttgtTACTTTGCATCGGGGATGAGAcatgcatttcctactccaccaCTTCCCTCTTCATTCCTCTCTCTGCTTGGTGgtgctggggagagaggaggaaaacatAATTGTAATACAATCTGAGAATGCTACTATTGACTCTGAAGTGTTTGAGGGTGAGACCTACTGCTGTTACTCCTGgtatccccagtgcctggccCCAGAGTTGTTGCTCTttacccatctatccatccatctggtcaaccaacacacacacacgtgaattCAATAACAAAGGAATATGAGATTCAATGGGTGAAGTTTTCACACAAAGGGGAACAACTGAACAGCCTTTGAGGATAAGCAGGAGCCCTATTGCTGTGCATGAGTTCTGTGGCCACCTTTAGTGATGTTCCTGTTTATTGCACATCTTTTTCAGGATTTGGTGTTCCTGACGGATGACTGCAATGCGTTAGAATACCCAGTCCTAGTAACCACAGTCCTCCCGGATCATCAGAGCTAAGGCAGCTCAGACCAGAGACAGAACCTGGGCGAATGAAGTTATGTCAGCTGCCCAGACACAACAGGCTAAAGCCGTGGCCCCCATAGCTCTCCTTGAAACTGTCACGAGTTTGTCTTCACCTTCTGAAAACCACAGCTTGTGCTCCCTAACCCTTGAAGTCAATTCTGAACATAATTAGAAGCTTTGCTTCTCATTCCCCCTGTTTTTGTCTTGCCAGGATGGTTAGATATGCAAGCATTTGATTTGGTCACTGAGAAGAAAAGAGCAAATCAGCTTCTCTCATATGAACGGTCAGCTTCCAAACAAGCAAAATAGTATGTTTGTAGTACTACTTCAATGGCGTAGTGGTaccatttttctctcttgataGAAACCAACTTACATTTAACCATGCTTCTATTTTACACCTTCTCCAATTGCAAATGTTCCTTACAGTTAGCTTTCATTTTTTAGAAGAAATTTCACTGCCTGTAAGATGTATTTGTAAGGTTTGTAATGACATAGTGCTGACGGGAACCACTCTTTCATTGAAAGGTGATGAAAATCAAATAAAGACTATCATTACAGTGAGAAACACCTGTCCTGCTGTATTCCATCCAAGGTGGGTGTCAGGGTGTTTATTTCCTGCCCTTTCTGCAAGTCGCTGCTTTTAGCAAGATAcgtctttctccctctttccatCGAGCATAGGTATTTCTTGGTCTGTTTCAAGCCACTTGTGTAAATCTGTTTTCAAAGTATCAGAAGATGTTGCAGTTTATGTTTGAGGAAGACTGTATCCTGCATTGTATCCATGGCAGTGCGGTACCTGACATTTCACAAACATCGGTTCAGCGAGGTTTCATCACAAACCTAGACATGGGCATCATAGGAGGCTGGGGCTCGTGTTggttaggtaacttgcccaaggtcagcagCTGGTAAGTGGGGATTCTGGATTGAACTCAGGGGCTCCAAAGCCCACACTCTCCCCAGTGACCCAGGCTGGTTTTCTGCAGGTGAAGGATGCTTGCTTAATAAATTCATGAAATCAACAGTATCATCACGGTTAAGTAACTGGATTGCTGAAAAGGTTTccaaatattgattttttaaaagctcacatACCACACCAggggtctttttgttttctctcctttcttttgtaCACGTGGGCCATACTTTCCTTTCCTGGTCTTTCGTGTCTCTGACTTAGGTGATCTATGAGAATGGTTTAGCAGGCTATGCTTTTCCATTTAGAAGCACAAGCGCAGAGAATAACTGTCCTAGTGTCCCAAGGCTGCTGTAACAGGGTACCACAGACTGGGGCCTAAATAGGAGAAATGCATTGTCTGATAGTCCTGCAGGCTAGAGGTTCCTAAATCTAGTGTTGGCGGGGTCCTCCTCTCCCTGAAGGCTTTAGGATAGAgggtccttccttgtctcttcctgTCTTCTCGTGGTTTCTGGCAGCCCTTGGCATTTCTTGGCCTGTAGACACATCAGTTCAATCTCTGCCCCCGTCAACACGTGCTGTGTATcctgcatctgtgtctctgtgtccaaaATCCCCTCTTCCTGAAGTAAAttttctctgtttgcagatgacatgatcataaATACAGAAAATGCTAAACACCTCATCAAAGAAAACCTGTTAAAATTAATAAGTGAATTCAGTGAAGTTACAGGAGAGAaaatcaatatatgaaaatcagttgcatttctacacactaacaacaaactttcagaaagggaaattttaaaaaatcccatttataatagtatcaaaaaatataaaatgcatatgaattaatttaaccaagaaggtaaaagacctgtacactgaaaacaataagaactgatgaaggaaatggaggaagacactaataaatgaaaagttatctcattttcatggattggaagaattaacaccattaaaacaaaaatcttgtCCATACACCCAAAGTGATCTGCAGATTCAagacaatccctatcaaaattccactggcatttttcacagaaacagaaaaggcaACACTATCATAAAAGTCACATGGAACTACAAGCCATATGTAGTTTGGCTTGTTTTCTcaagccaaaacaatcttgagaaagaacaaagctcaaAGCATCACCCAACCTAATTGCAAATTATACTAGAAGCTAtagtcaaaacagtatggtacaggCGCATGGGTCAGAACACATAGAACCGTGGAAGAGAATGGAAAGCCCAGATATACACCCATGCATAACTTTGACAGGGTCACCAAGAATACATTgtagggaaaagacagtctcttcaataaatggtgctgggaaaattggtcacaAGGAAAGGATGAGACTAGACCCCTATCTTACACTACACACGAAAATAGATCAAAAACTGAAgtgtaagacctgaaatcatacaactactggaagaaaacacaggggaaaagCTCCCTAACATTGGTCTCAGCAACGATTTTTTGGTTATCACACTTAAAGCACAggtatgggtttccctggtggctcagatggtaacagatctgcctgccatgcagcagacctgggttcgatccctgggtcaggaagatcccctggaggaaggcatggcaacccactccagtattcttgtctggagaatgctatggacagaggagtctggaaggctacagtccatagggtccctcagagttgaacacgactaaagCAATCTAGCATGCGTGCAACAAGAGCAAAGTAAACAAGTCATGCTATATCAAACTtagaagcttctgcacaacaacgGAAGCCAGCAGCGAAATGAAAGGGAAACTTACGAATGAAAGAAAATCCTTGCAAGCCACATATTTGATAAGGAGTTAATACCCAGAGTATATAAGAAAATTTTCAACTCATAGCAAAAAGTTCCAAgtaatggctcagctggtaaagaatcctcctgcaatgagggagacctgggtttgatcctttggttgagaagatcccctggaggagggaaaggcttcccactccagtattctggcctggagaattccatggactatagtccatggggtcgcagaggtcggacacaactgagcgaccttcactttcactttcaatcttatttttaaaggggCAAAAGATCATCTGAATGATGATCATTTCTCATCATGCATcatgagagaaatggaaatcaaaaccatttAGTGGTTTTTGATGAAGCACCACCTCACATCTGTTAGGGTGGGTTTTATAAAAATGACGACAGATAACAAGCTttgcaaggatgcagagaaaagagaatccttgaACACAGTTGGCAGGAGTGTAGATTGGTAtagtcattatggaaaacagtatggagggtcttcaaaaaattaaaaatagaactactatgtgatccagcaatcctacttctgagGATatctctgaaagaaagaaaattaggaaCCCACAGAGATATCTGCACACCCACCTTCGCTGAAATATTACTCACAAAAGCCAAGATATGGTAACAATCAAAATGTTCAttgatggatgaacagataaagaatttTATGGCTATATATAATGGATTATTATTAAgccacaagaaagaaggaaatcctgccatttgcaacaatatgcaTGAACtgagaggacattatgctaagtgaaattagccAGTCAGAGACAAATATTGTAGAATCTTATATAtggaacctgaaaaaaaaaaaaaagttgaactcaTAAAAACAGTGGAATGCTCATTACCAGGCCCTGGGGAGTGGGGAAGATGGTGCGATACTGGTCAAAGGACAGAAAACTTCAGTTATAAGAGAATAATCTCTGAGAATGTCATGTACAGCATGGAGACTGTAGTTAATAATTGTGCTGTGGACTTGAAATTTGGTAGCAGATTTGGTCATTCTAAGCGTTCCTCACCATACACAAGTGAAATAAGTAACTACGGGAAATGATAGATGTGATCATTAACTAGACTGTAGGAGTTCTTTCACCAAGTATAACTTCCATCAGATCATCACCCTGTAGATTTTAAATATAGACAGTTTTATCTGAAAATCATACCTctataaagccaaaaaaaaaagcaaaagaaacaaaaatgtcctCTTCttatgagagggtaacaggcaggaaggccagggttctccaaatggaggaaatagcctgcaagtgtcagacatttttatctctcttaagcggcaggaggaaacaaactagcaatattttttccttctctatacaaatttaaagggaggtttctcttaaaatactgtgtggccataatgacacctggtttcgcctgaagttagctattctcgagcctagagataaccaatgcctttttcttatggaaatgtttgtcttaagctatgctaatgtgctatgcctttaccccaaactctgtctccaagtcggttccaccTCTTGgtccagaacctacttgacaaaccagtatgttatactcagatattgttcccctaatctatgtaaatgaaactatttgtatggtggtctgcccttcttcaagattcaagttaatcattttatggcccaggataaaccatttggcgccaaaactatccccaaatgcatcttat
Proteins encoded:
- the CYTL1 gene encoding cytokine-like protein 1; amino-acid sequence: MTAQVFPLLLLLLLLAGLPTTRPTPPTCYSRMLALSREITSDFQSLQATEPSEACVRYLPRLYLDIHNYCVLAKLRDFVASPHCWKLAQVDALKDKVRKLYTIMNSFCRRDLVFLTDDCNALEYPVLVTTVLPDHQS